One Alkalicoccobacillus plakortidis DNA window includes the following coding sequences:
- a CDS encoding GNAT family N-acetyltransferase — protein sequence MIKEIEIDLAEMATKVWELQMLSYQVEADIIGVQDFPPLRERAQDIQQSEEIFYGYYQNKDLAGVISIDWNERIIHITRLMIHPDYFRKGIATQLLTFVSSLNQQTRMIKVSTALNNEQAVRAYLKQGFKQKTKTYMPEGLWIVSFEKKC from the coding sequence GTGATTAAGGAAATTGAGATTGATTTAGCTGAGATGGCTACAAAAGTCTGGGAGCTTCAGATGCTCTCTTATCAGGTGGAAGCAGACATCATTGGTGTGCAAGATTTTCCACCATTGCGTGAACGTGCGCAGGATATTCAGCAAAGTGAGGAAATCTTTTACGGGTATTATCAAAACAAGGATTTAGCAGGCGTCATTTCGATTGATTGGAATGAACGTATCATTCATATTACACGATTAATGATTCATCCAGACTACTTTAGAAAAGGAATCGCCACTCAGCTTTTAACATTTGTAAGCTCACTGAATCAACAGACCAGAATGATAAAAGTTTCAACAGCTTTAAATAATGAACAAGCGGTGAGAGCATATCTAAAGCAAGGGTTTAAGCAAAAGACAAAAACGTATATGCCAGAGGGTC